DNA from Gemmatimonadota bacterium:
CCGCTCGCCACGTGATGATCGATCGCCTGCTGCAAGGCGCCCGCCGCCACGGCCGTCTCGCCCGTCGCCATCGCCGCAGCGCCGATGGCGGTATGCACTTCGCCAAAGCGTGGATGCGCCGGCGGGAGCGTGCGTTGCGCCATGTGCAGCGCCGAGTCGAGGAGCTGGCGGGCCTCGCGCCCCCGACCCTGGGCCAGGAGGGCGCGTCCCATCCAGTGGACCGGTTGTGACACAAAGCCGTGTTTCTCCCCCAGCACGCGACGCGCGTCGGCGAGGACGGCGCGGAATTTCGCCTCGGCCTCGACCGGGTGCCCAGCCAGGAGCTCGGCGCGCGCAACGTTGTTGCGGCAGATGAGGACCCCGAGCCCGTCGTGACCGTAGCGCCGCTCGAGCATCGTGACGGCTTCACGGAAGAGCGCATCGGCCGCAGCAAACTCCCCGCGGTCCATGCGTGCGAAGGCCAGGTTGTTGAGCGCCTCGGCCACGCGCTCGTGCCCGTCGGGGTAGTTGAGGCGCTGGATGCGCAGGACCTCCTCCTCGATGAGGGCCACGCTGTCCTTCTCGCCGAGGTAGTCGAGCGACAAGGCATGGTTCATGAGCGTCAGCGCATGTGACGGGTCGTTGGCGGGGACGCGCCCCCCTTCCAGTGCGAGGGCGCGCCGGAACGCGCTGTCGGCCGCGAGGTAGCGCCCGCCGTCGAGGAGGGTGACGCCGAGGTCGTTCCAGTGTGACGACAGGCGCAACGGGTCGACCTGGGCCCGCGTGGCGAGTGTGATCGACGTGCGGTAGGCGGTCTCGGCCTCGCGGAGCTCCGAGCGCTGGCGCAGGATGGCGCCGAGGATGTGGTAGGCCTCGGACAGCGTGGTGTCGCCGACACCGACCCGGCGATAGCGGGTGATGGCGGCCTGCGCGAGCGAGTCGGCGGAGGCGAGCTTGCCTGCATTGAGGCGCACGCTCGCCAGCTGCATGGCGGTGGTGGCCCGCGCCCGCTCGGGGTCGACGTCGACGCTGTCGGCCAGGCGCAGCGCGCGCACGAGGATCGAGTCGGCCGAGGCGATGCGTCCGAGGTTGCGGTAGATCTCGCCTAACGTGAGCATCAGGTCGAGCTTGAGCGCGGGCTGCGAGGCGAAGGTTGCGTCGAGGCGCCGGGTGGCGCGGTCGAGCATCTCGCCGGCGGTGAGCGAGTCCCCGCGCGCCTTGGCCGGGTCGGACTCGCGGAAGACGTCGGCGAGGAACTGCCGCGCCGCGATGGCGCGCGCCGCCTCGCGGCCGGCACGCCGCGCCTGCCAGGCGATGCCGGCGCTTCCCGCCAGCAGGGCGAGCGCCACGACCGCACCGGCACCGACGCCGACACGATTGCGCGCGACAAACTTGCGCGTGCGATATCGCCACGTGTCGGCGCGGGCGGCAATCGGATGCCCGGCGAGGTGACGCCGCAGGTCGGCGGCGAACTGGTCGACCGTGCGGTAGCGCCGCTCCGGCTCCACCCGGAGTGCGGTCTGGACGATGGTGTCGAGGTCCTCGCGCAGGGTGCGGCGCAGGCGCTCCAGGCTCGTCCCCCGTGCCGCGGCCGCCGGCGCGTCGACCACGTGCGAGGGGAGGGCCACGGGGCGCTGCAGCACGATGGCGGGCCACTGCGCGGTAGGGTGCGATCGCAGCTGGTGCGGGAGGACCCCGGTGAGGAGCTGGTAGAGCACCACACCTAACGAGTAGGCGTCGCTCCCCGTGGTCACCGGCTCGTCGCGCCACTGCTCGGGGG
Protein-coding regions in this window:
- a CDS encoding protein kinase, coding for MRSPTKDEWITLEPVLEAALDLPREAARAMVAQACGDDRGLAQWAERFLDGAIDDFPVALSPEVVAGAMAHSESTTHGDGERIGPYHLVRQIGEGGMGAVYLAERADGQFEQRVALKMGHRARGDHEGRERFLRERQILARLEHPNISRLIDGGISDDGQPWFAMEYVEGEPLDSWCDRRKLGIEARLSLLLSVCDAVQAAHQRLVIHRDLKPSNILVTADGQVKLLDFGIAKLLEDSDAGLTQAGVRAFTPEYAAPEQWRDEPVTTGSDAYSLGVVLYQLLTGVLPHQLRSHPTAQWPAIVLQRPVALPSHVVDAPAAAARGTSLERLRRTLREDLDTIVQTALRVEPERRYRTVDQFAADLRRHLAGHPIAARADTWRYRTRKFVARNRVGVGAGAVVALALLAGSAGIAWQARRAGREAARAIAARQFLADVFRESDPAKARGDSLTAGEMLDRATRRLDATFASQPALKLDLMLTLGEIYRNLGRIASADSILVRALRLADSVDVDPERARATTAMQLASVRLNAGKLASADSLAQAAITRYRRVGVGDTTLSEAYHILGAILRQRSELREAETAYRTSITLATRAQVDPLRLSSHWNDLGVTLLDGGRYLAADSAFRRALALEGGRVPANDPSHALTLMNHALSLDYLGEKDSVALIEEEVLRIQRLNYPDGHERVAEALNNLAFARMDRGEFAAADALFREAVTMLERRYGHDGLGVLICRNNVARAELLAGHPVEAEAKFRAVLADARRVLGEKHGFVSQPVHWMGRALLAQGRGREARQLLDSALHMAQRTLPPAHPRFGEVHTAIGAAAMATGETAVAAGALQQAIDHHVASGGAASLEAMEPILLLARLRAQEGHRAVAESLYVRALATLEGHGWLAWRSQPARAEYEQWRVRWGAAARGTSGAGRPAGAPQDPPVRRTGR